In Myotis daubentonii chromosome 11, mMyoDau2.1, whole genome shotgun sequence, the genomic window tctccctctctccctctctccctctctccctctctccctttctcttccctctccccctctctaaaatcaatcaataaataaaatatattttaaaaagaattattatatacttgaaattagATAAAGGACTTGAAAGTACTGCTAAACTGTAGTATACAAATGAATGATGGTTCTAATAATCACCAAGACTGCCGGCATTGTTGCTACTGCTGCTGCCCTGTAACTAGTGTTTGCTGGTATGTTTATAGTTTGATATTTGCCAACATTGGGCATTAGAATTCAGCCacatcaggaaaataaaatttataaataattaaataggtATTAATGGATGAGCATGATAGTGCTGTACTCTGCTCTTTGGGAATCCATATTGGTTACATAGGTATATTTAGCTCTTGGATTTGATTCATTTCAAGTGGGATTAGATGACACACAGTAGGTTTTATAATGCAAGAAATGTAAGACTTAATGAGTGAGCTTCTTAGCTTAGCTaaataatctctttttttaatatattttattgattttttacagggaggaagggagagagatagagagttagaaacatcgatgagagagaaacatcgatcagctgcctcctgcacatctcctactggggatgtgcccgcaacccaggtacatgcccttgaccggaatcgaacctgggacctttcagtccgcaagccaacgctctatctactgagccaaaccggtttcggcttagctaaatattcttttttttttttttaatatattttattgattttttacagagaagaagggagagggatagaaagtcagaaacatcgatgagagagatcgatcagctgcctcctgcacaccccctactggggatgtgcccgcaaccaatgtacatgcccttgaccggaatcgaacctgggacccttgagtctgcaggccgacgctctatccactgagccaaaccggttcagcttAGCTAAATATTCTTAACAGTGATGTGGGAAAGATCCTGAGATCATTGTAAAATTGTAAATTAACATTCATCACTGTACCAtgtatttccttatattttcttactttattCCATATAACACATATTTTCTTCCAACAAATAAGTTTAATTTACTTGTTCAGATAGACTCTAGCAGGTAACTTTTTAGTAAGGGCAGTGtgtttattttgtgttgtttgttttgtttttacaaagaaACAATACTTTTATCATTTACATGATGAAACCATGATGACATATCAGTACTGATTAATTTTACTCAATTGCTTCCATACAACAGCCTTGCTGGTCATGCCATTCAGATTCATGAATCAGCAGAATTTACAAATTATTGTAGGTCAtaggtctttgtttttcttcccaaatttaaaaaacatcaaGTACCTATTGGCTTTATATACCTCTTTCTTTATATTAGCCAATGATCTACAGTAGTTTTTCTCAAAGTGTGAGTTGTATACCTCTGGGAGTCACTGAGTCCTTTCAGAGGGTCTTTGAGGTGAAATCTATcttcataataatactaagaagttatttgcattttttactaTGTTGACATTTGCACTGATGGTGTAAAAGCAGTGATGAGTAAAATTGCTGGCTCTTTAGCACAAATCAAGGCAATTGCACCAAACCATAATGATactatattcttcatttctgcacACCCACAGGTTTTTTTAAGGCTAGTTTCACTTAAAAATGTtcttgatgaatgaataaaaagaattaattttattaaatctgaaTGCTTCAATACATGTCTTTTAAATATTCTGTATGATGAAATGGGAAGTGCACACAAAGTATAACTCAGTGAACCAATATTTTCCACATGACCAATACATGATGTTATAAAATCATACATGGATGAAAAATCCATTCAAGGTGCAAGATAGATCAATTTCAGATTTCACATTGTAActaatttttaagaaactacTACTTGTTAAGTTTGGTGTAGTATTAAAGAACAATATCCACAGTTATCTTAAATAATTGTTGAAATTCAGTTCCCTTTCCAACTGCATATCTGTGTGAGGCCagattatcttcattttcttcaaCCAAAACAGAATATCACCATCAAACTGAAAATAGGACTAGATATGAGAATCCAGCCATTTTCTGTTAAATCCTGTTTTATAATTATCAGTTTACATGTGAATCTCTTCCACTATTGTTTAAGCCTTCAATAgcttaattactatttttttaaaatatgtctttaaaaatttattttagaaagagaaacattaatgtgagagaaaacatattgattggttgcctcacgtATGCACCAcaaccaaggattgaacctgtaacctgggcatgtgtcctgaccgggaactTAACTGATGACCTTTCCACAAGTGCttgggctgacgctcaaccaatggagccacactgACAAGGGCGgcttaagtattttttaatgcttATCAAGTTATACTTTCATATAGCTTCAAAAAGTCAATGGTTTCCAGATTTTGTTGTGAAGGACAGCATTCTGTTATCACCTACCAACACTGCCATTTCACCTTTGCCCAAAGTCAATATGGTCAATTATTTTAGctgattcttttgttgttgttgttgttttgtttgtttgttttgttttgtttttttacctctgGTCCTCTTAGTTACATTCTTGTAATTCTTGACTTTCCAGTTTTAGAAATTTCTATAGACTTCTCATTATAGAAGATGGGATTTATCTTTACCTCGTTCTGTTCTCACTCCGTGCAGGCACTCTTTCCATCTTCCCTATATAATTACATTGTCTTTTAGGTTAGATTAGAGTCAGTGTTTTACATTATTATGACTACATAAATGTTATTGAATAGCTGAATCACTAGGTAAAATCATGAATTTCCTTCATTGTATTTTCCTACCTTCCCCCATCCCACATTTTtgccttgtttttgttgttgtttacttAGTTTTCCATGTGCTTATCCCTAAATCAactcaaaattctttttaaattctctaaaTCTTCTCCCAGGGTGCTCAAACACTTGGAGGTTTTTGTCAGTTTTTTATCTTTCTGGAGGAATTCTGACTGCTTCATCCTGGTCGGGTTGCCCTATATACCAGCTGGTGCCCACTGTCTAACTAGGATGTCTCTTTACTATCACCCTAGGAATTCCTTTTGCTTTTATCCTGTGGTGGAGCTTTTGTTCCTATATCCCATTTCATCTTCTTCCTTGGTTTGTGTACTCATTTTGAAAGCGTTCATCTCCAGTAATGTCCTGAGAAAGGATGCATAAAGGTAGAACTCTTATGTTGAAAAGGAGAGCATTGCTCCATTGCTTGCTAATTTCCAGTCTCGAGATGCCTTAAGTTATTCTGATTTCTGATCCTTTGAATGtgatgtgctttttctttttaaatctctgcAAGTATATAAGattctctttggatttcttttcacCTACTATGTAGGGTGCTGCTAGGTCCTTTCAACCTGGAAATACATGTCTTTCCTTTCTGGGAAatggtttctaattttttttaaaagatttttttttctagggagggagggagggaggcacagacagacatcaaagtgagagtaaaacattgatcagctgcctcctgcatgcctcctaccaggaattgagcccaaaacccaggcattgtgctctgactgggaatcaaacttgccATGCTTTGGTGCAGGTGATGagttacactggccagggccctattTTTTTTCAGGATGttctccccttctttttctttgttctctctttctAGAACATCTGTTTTTTATATATTGGACCTTCTGAATTGGTgctctaattttttttacttttgctcTGCTTTGTGGGAGAGTTCCTCAACTTTATTTTCCCATACATCGATTGAATTTTTCCTCTTTGCtgttgtgttttctattttctaagGATGAGTGATTATGTTTATGTGCCTGCTTGTCTGTCTCTCTGTTATCtgtgtgtttttgtgtctgtgtggtaggagaaaatttaatgaaaaatatttttggttaatTTAATGAGAAGTATATAGAAAActaagtttaagaaaaaaaacagggCAGGGTTTGAAACATGGCGGATGACGTGGACCAGCAACAAACTACCAACACTGTAGAAGAGCCCCTGGATCTTATCAGGCTCAGCCTGGATGAGCGAATTTATGTGAAAATGAGAAATGACAGAGAGCTTAGAGGTAGATTACATGCTTATGATCAACATTTAAATATGATATTGGGAGATGTGGAAGAAACTGTGACTACTATAGAAATTGATGAAGAAACATATGAAGAGATATATAAATCAACAAAACGGAATATTCCAATGCTTTTTGTCCGGGGAGATGGTGTTGTCCTAGTTGCCCCTCCATTGAGAGTTGGTTGAAACAAAGAATATATCCTGTGTGGAAATTAGGAGACTTTATATGATTGCGTCTTTAAAGGTAGAAGATATTCAAAAGAGAAACCTGCGTAAATTTTGATACTAAGAAATGACCAAGGATTCTTCTGCTCCTGAAATGAGTTTATTTGCACATAACTCACAAATTCTAAAGctaaatggcatttttatttttctccaacccTTCCAATAAATgtgatcacaaaaacaaaacaaaacaaaaaaaacaaaaaaacaaaaaaagaaagaaaaaaaacagcaacttGGAGGACATAACTTATGGGTACAATATTTTCTATTGGAAAATActctttatacttttattttaatttccttatctCTAAGTAGTATGCTTCATCCAAGttgccttttctgtttttttgtttcagttgGCCTTAgctttcatttcagatatttatcAAATACTTGATAATTCTTAGTTGTTTGCTTGTGATTAAAAGTGGGAAACTTAACAGATTAAATACCCAGAGCATGTTTTGGATGTTTATTACTTCATTTAGGGAAATTTAGCTGATTTTCTTCTCTGGGAGAACCCCTATGTGAACATATTTAGGACTAACTTTTAGGTTAGTTAGAATccttggaaaagagaaaaagtattAGATCATCTTCCTCAAGAGTTTGGTGACAGTGTTCTAAGAGCCAAGTTGGGGAAGAGTGATGAGGTGGGTCTCAGAATCCGTTGAGTATATGTTCGCTTAATCTTTGTGTTTCCTTTTGTTATCCCCGCCACAATTCAGAAACCTTTTTTACTTATTACCTCCAGAAAGTAAACTTGTAGTCATTTGTTGAGGTACAGATAAGATTAATTGCAAAGAGTAGGAAGAGGACTTTGGAGACATTTGACTCTTTAAACTCCTTTACTGTCATTATTAGTAGAGTTTGGGGAAGGAGCAGCTATGCATGCATGTGTTAGTCCTGCATCTTTATCTGGTGTCCTTAGACTTCATATATAAGCCTCCACAAAACTTAGTATGGTACCAGTACATGGTAGGTAATAAATGTTTGAATGGATGGTGGGACTAGCTGTGTCCTCAAGGCTAAACGAGATATTGATTCATTGCTAAATCTCATGATGCTATTGAAACGAGTCTTTATGGAACCTCCCTTCTAGGAAAGTTTGTTGCGTGTACATAAATATAAACTTCAGTAGAAAGTCAAAGTAATAAAAGACTATTTCTTGACCGGAAAAATCAAGTAAGACATCCTAAGGGAGGTGTCATTTGGCTGAGTTCCACCTTATAAGATGGACAGAAATTTGTTAGGTTAGCAATTAGATGAAAGACTGAAGTATAGAGCAGTGTTGGAACAGTAGGAGATAATGGTTTCAAGTATAGATTATAACCTAATTTGAGGAGGTTGGGTTGATGATCCTAAAATTTAAGCTTAGGAGCTTTATTTATCTTTTAGGCAGTATATATAAAAGGTCTTAGATGAGAAATTGATCTGTGGAAAGTTTTATTGCAAATTGGAATACTCATAAGACTAGCTAGCATGATATAATGGAGGATGTTATGCAATCAGACCCCCTCTCGATAGCTTGAGCAGTTTGTTTTCATTGTGATTATGACCAGTGTGCTTTACTTCTCTGTTCCTCAATTTCTTTAGTTGCAAAATAAGTGATTTTTCCATCAGAATCTCCTCTACTGGTTTTTCAAGAGCTTATGAGTTTCAGATGATAAAGATACTGTGTAGTAAGACTTCTCTTCGAGGTACATTAGGAGGAAAAGctttacagcggttctcaacctgtgggtcgcgacccctttggggatcgaacgaccctttcacaggggtcacctaagaccatcggaaaacacatatataattacatattgtttttgtgattaatcactatgctttaattatgttcaatttgtaacaatgaaactgggggtcaccacaacatgaggaactgtattttagggtcatggcattaggaaggttgagaaccactggtttaggatgATCACAGTGAATATGGGATTAAGTTACAGAATTGAGAGTCAAACCAAAGGCGATCTAATAAGACTTATGTAATGACTGATTGAATTTAGGGAATAAAAGGATATTGTTCAACAAATTGGAGGGATAGgggagaaaaatgtaaaatgggTAAAATCCTGGTCTTTGAGATCAAGATTACAGGTTTGGGAATCACAGCATAGATAGAAGGTAAAATAGAGCAAGGTGGCCAGAGATGCAGTCAGGACAAAACTGGTAGTGGAGGGCATAGATAACTGTTAAGGTTGCCCTCCAGAAGCAGGAGAGGTTTGCAAAACAACAGCCAAGCATTGAGAAGAATTACTGAATTAGCCTCCCTAAGGTGGGGCTGGTTACCTATTTTGTGGGACtcagtacaaaatgaaaatgcagggtcctctttaaaaagcaggaagaaagtGCAGTTAAAGGTACTAacctttaataattttttatttaaaaactaggggcccggtgcacgaaattcgtgcactgggtgtgtgtgtggggggggtgtccctcagcccagcctgccccctctcacatactgggagccctcaggcgttgacccccatcaccctccaatcacaggatcggccgcttgcccaggcctgacgcctctgacagaggtctcaagcctgggcaggggaccctcattttcccccatcactggttctgcccccagcccaggccggatgactctggcccaggcatcaggcctgggcaggggacccccagacccctctgattgctggctctgccccttgcccaggcctgatgcctcagccagaggcgtagacccccatcaccctccgatcgcctgatcggccccttgcccaggcctgaggcctctggcccaggaatcatgcctgagcaggggacccccatctccctctgatcgcttgctccaccccccgcccaagcctgacacctctgacccaggcttcaggcctaggcaaggggaccatcatatccccccaatccccggctcagccccccgcccaggcctgatgcctcggccagaggagttgaccctcatcaccctccgatcaacaatcaccggatcggccccttgcccaggcctgaggcctccggcagaggtgtcaggcctgggcaggggacccccagctctccgcgtttgcaggctccgcccctgcccaagcctaacgcctctggcctaggcgtccggcccaggcagcggggacccgcagctgtagcggccccgcgatcgtgggctctgctttaggcccaggcaagggacccctagctcccgggactgccagcttcgaccgtgcccagctcccatcgctggctccacccctacttcctgctatcactggccagggcggcaaaggcgcctgattctctgatcatggctggggggcagggcaaaggcggccccagggccgcctttgccctgccccccagctcttagctccccgctgggtttccgatcactgtcagtggcagggggcttcttcctgctttccctttcgcctccctgcattgtgcctacatatgcaaattaaccgccatctttgttggcagttaactgccaatcatagttggcagttaatttgcatatagccctgattagccaatgaaaagggtatcgtcgtacgccaattaccatttttctcttttattagtgtagatatgttcTTATAAAGCATAATGGAGGTAATAGCAATGCACGAGTAACAACATAAAGctacaaattataaaaaatatttgggggttatgattttatataaaagtaGATATTATAATACTTTATCAGtgtgacattttttatttatcatttgatttttctcatctgcttttctgtcatttcttagGTCAAAATTTATACTTCTAACaacttcatttgtttttaaagattttttattgatttatagagagagaggaagggagagagagaaacatctatgtgagagcaagacaacaatcagctgcctcctgcacgccccctactagagatcaagCCCCCAACTTGAGCATGTACTCTGGGAATCAAACGGGCATCCTTTCAgttcatgggacaatgcccaaccaactgagtcacactggccaggactagcAACTTAATTTTTAATGGATATAATTGAAAATAACGTTAGTCAGTCTTGGCAAATGCCagattgtaaataatttttttattgacaaTTTTTAACTTTAAGAAGGGTCTTTCTGATGATGCAGTTGTAACTGGAGCTGTTAAGAACTTTTTATAGGCTAAGCTTTGATAACATTAGGATACATTTCTGATTATTTTCGAATATAAACTTGGGAACATCTAGAGCTGATGACTTATAGaacaatttttctaaaaataactttatatgaATCAGTTTTGTGTGGATTTAATTTTGAGTGCAGTTTTAAActatggcatttaaatattttctctgccaTTTCTTAAAACTTGTGGAGGATGTACAGGAAACCAAAGTGGTTTTATGACTGGTATATAATTCAAAATGCCTGGTTATACATTCTATCGCTACATCTTCAGTTATAagggaaaattaattttaaaattgtcttcCTCATTAATAATTGGTTCATCCAAAGCTTCATATGAAAATAGTGTTCTTTTTCATCAAATGTCACAATCTTTAAGTCTTTTTCTAAGCCTGTGGGTATTGCTTTGCGATGTTACGTTGATTTTCAAACTTGAGGttctaaattcttttaaaaattctagtaaCTCCTTAACATGCTAATGCCATGTTATGCTTTTACTTTGTAATAATTTGCTGACCAAGTTCACTGTCTGAGCACTGGCACACCCTGTCCTGGCTCTCAGGCTAAAGAGGTAATATTTGTGTATATGCTACTGGGACAGGTCCCAGGGACAGGTAGCTGTTCGTACGCAGAGAGCCCCTCCTTTTTCCTGTGACCACTGCCACTATTGCCAGTACCCATGTGGGCTCAGTCCTGGCTGACCCTTGAGTGCTCTGTGGTACCCCAAACTGCCCCAGTTGTGCACATTTCAGTTGGGCAGCCAAGGCCAACTGCTTGGTGCATACGCTGACCCTTGGCATATTTCCTTTGCTGGTGTTTCATTTTCCCATTGGCCTTCACTTACTACAAGTTCAAAAATATAGAGTTCCAAAATGGCAACAGTGGAGTATTAATTCAAGCCCCTTGTGCAACTGTCAGGTTGCATACCCAATAAACTGTCCCTGTCTAATTTTATGAAGAAGTTTGCTGCCAAATTGCCTTTAAATTGAGCTGTTCAGTACTTCCCTAAGATGAACTATTTGGGGCCTATACAGTCTTTAGGGACAGCGATCTGGTAGTTTCCATGCATGTGTTGGCTGACTTTGCTTCTCTAGGGGGCTTCTGGAAGCTAAACTCCTTAGCAGCCAGAACTGTAACTATGAATCAAGCTGGGGTTCCAAGAAGCAGGCCTTTGCAATGGAGCTCAGACTAATTAGTTACACCATCATTTATTTGCTGTGTTTTATTATTTACCTTTCTTTTAATAccatttgaattttattattgttgatttccttttttttttttcttttttttctttttggttaaagGGAAGGGGACTATGGATTATTATTTACATCTGACCCCTAGTGACTTGATAAATTATGTGTTCATACATAGTCTACTGGTCCTCAGTGCTTAGAAACCACAGTTTTGGCATTTGCTGAAACTAGTTTTCCCCCTTAATCTTGTATCCATCGgagagagatttttaaagaagaaaattaagaaaaatgtgcCCTATagccccattttttttcttctttaaaactgCAATAGTGTTTTTAGAGGAAGTTTctctaaatgcttttaaaattttttaagatgGACAGAAGTTGAAATCATCAGTGTATATGAAAGGTAAAGAAGTCAAAGTCAACACACAGACCCCAGTTTATACTCTGCTGCGCCTTTGCTTCCCATAATACACTTTCTGTCGTGTGAAACGGTATCTTCAGTGAACTAGGATTGCAGCTCCTGCTTGCTCCTCCTTTTATTCCCATATATTTGGCCAAAGATACTTATATTCTAACTTTCTAATTAAGGTGCCACAGCCATTGCTATAACGGGAATAAGTTGCAGGTGAGCAACATATTGAGTCCCTCTCTTCTCATGGTGATACAGAGGGTGGCCCGGCAGGACCTGGGACATTCAGATTTTTGGGGCAGGCTGT contains:
- the LOC132212790 gene encoding U6 snRNA-associated Sm-like protein LSm3, encoding MADDVDQQQTTNTVEEPLDLIRLSLDERIYVKMRNDRELRGRLHAYDQHLNMILGDVEETVTTIEIDEETYEEIYKSTKRNIPMLFVRGDGVVLVAPPLRVG